A region of the Chloroflexota bacterium genome:
GACGCCATGCACGGTTAGTAACATAAGTTCATCGCGCACAGGATGCCCTCCCAACTGTGATTGCTCTACGGCATTGGGGTAAGAGATAACTACATCGCCCAAATAAGGGATGAGAGCGGTGGGTAGCACAAAACGGTCTGTGCCTTCGCGCATAGCAAATGCGAGCACGTCAGTTGGCGCGTCCAGACTTCGGTATGTTCGATTCATTCCGCGAATGGTTTCTGCGTCGGTAATTACGACGGAGAGTTCGAGTGGTCCCGCAGCATTTTCCAGACTCAAGACTGTGCGCGCTGCACGGATCAGATCCTCTACTGGGACGCTGCCAGTGACCTCTGGCGAAATTTCCACCGTTATATAGTAGGTGGGCTCTTCCGTCATGATGCTCCTGGGTCGCTCTTGCATGTCCCGGCTGTGCCCGCAGGA
Encoded here:
- the ybeY gene encoding rRNA maturation RNase YbeY, translating into MTEEPTYYITVEISPEVTGSVPVEDLIRAARTVLSLENAAGPLELSVVITDAETIRGMNRTYRSLDAPTDVLAFAMREGTDRFVLPTALIPYLGDVVISYPNAVEQSQLGGHPVRDELMLLTVHGVLHLLGYDDQEKAARQRMWAAQGRALRALGLSLQV